The Candidatus Bathyarchaeia archaeon genome contains a region encoding:
- a CDS encoding ABC transporter ATP-binding protein: MTDSLITVKNVSRKFSIRKGLRSIEFYALKDINLEIPKSSIIGLVGESGSGKTTLGKITLALLKPTVGEVLYEGKDIFKLAKKKEYRRLFQYIPQDPYASLNPFKTVKQLLMEPTLYHKLARDKHEAMEIIHELMTNVGLTPPERYLNFYSPQLSGGERQRINIARALVVKPTYVVADEPTTMLDASLKSGIMSTLRDAIIKTNISLVFITHEISLMQFFGPNPTVAVMYLGKIMEQGTLKDLLSEPLHPYTRALMHAMPVADPKYRTERSILLKEAPPPSPINRPPGCPLSDRCPFAFDPCNKEEPALKNISSTHRVACYLY; encoded by the coding sequence ATGACGGATTCCTTGATTACAGTTAAAAATGTATCGAGAAAATTTAGCATTAGAAAAGGGCTTAGATCAATAGAGTTCTATGCATTAAAAGATATTAATCTTGAGATACCAAAATCGTCAATTATAGGGCTAGTTGGCGAAAGCGGTTCTGGGAAAACAACCTTAGGTAAAATAACTTTAGCTCTACTAAAGCCAACCGTGGGAGAAGTATTATATGAGGGAAAAGACATCTTTAAGTTAGCTAAGAAGAAAGAGTACAGGCGCCTATTCCAATATATCCCGCAGGATCCATATGCCAGTTTAAATCCATTTAAAACAGTTAAACAGCTTTTAATGGAACCAACATTATACCATAAGCTGGCTAGAGATAAGCATGAAGCAATGGAAATAATTCATGAACTCATGACGAACGTTGGCTTAACTCCGCCAGAAAGATACCTGAACTTTTATTCACCACAATTGAGTGGAGGTGAAAGACAAAGAATTAACATAGCTAGAGCGCTTGTAGTTAAACCAACATACGTAGTTGCGGATGAACCAACAACAATGCTTGATGCATCACTAAAAAGTGGAATTATGAGCACACTAAGAGACGCCATCATTAAAACCAACATATCCCTAGTATTCATTACGCATGAAATAAGCCTAATGCAGTTTTTCGGTCCCAATCCAACAGTTGCAGTCATGTATCTAGGGAAAATAATGGAGCAGGGAACACTCAAGGACTTATTGAGTGAACCACTCCATCCCTATACTAGGGCATTAATGCATGCAATGCCAGTAGCAGACCCAAAATACCGAACCGAGCGGAGTATTCTTCTGAAAGAAGCTCCGCCTCCATCCCCAATAAATAGGCCGCCTGGATGTCCACTATCTGATAGATGTCCATTTGCGTTTGACCCATGTAATAAAGAAGAACCAGCCTTAAAGAATATAAGTTCTACACATAGAGTAGCATGTTACCTATACTAA